From one Gracilinanus agilis isolate LMUSP501 chromosome 5, AgileGrace, whole genome shotgun sequence genomic stretch:
- the ZNF438 gene encoding zinc finger protein 438 — MVTQVVRDDLEFLPLLSMGFFPCIGHPQVNGDEPKISLWITQPGKSLQNKIQFRTIAPKITPNVLTSPLLPYHSPSLTDQVQPTSSANSRPLVMPPQNYALMQVAGQEGTFSLVALPHVTPAVTTQPVQKPKTSLPQNLKLPIPRYQPARNKKLSEVETLPNSSVSVIRKVPTNTQTCAQPSPLVASRSELPTPIDPSEHVILIDQVPAEITVTALLNESSRLESGPEAGDTVVIPKPWGPEEPSAELGNAVKTNLDTKTIASKPALGGEEIKETVADSAKAITVLSPAIFGNAVQLIPPAPKGKLPILPYSRMKTAMFCKTKPSSGIVGPASLWHRSDKVTSFAKTFSVSTRTSEKLFAVSLTQVSKPGVCEDAFCSATKVEIDNKMKLNGGAAKRRGRRRKIPDDILAFRRKCVLDPQELRDRKPGTVKKYRSIMPKPAVVMQTVAPLTSPAPLIQTKSPDCLDQDVLLNNSLPRKCLSSKQSDSASTKPGSGCKNGFSATKKSWHRCHICNHHFQFKHHLQDHMNTHTNRRPYSCRICRKAYVHSGSLSTHMKLQHSENRLKKLMYCEFCAKVFGHIRVYFGHLKEVHRVVISTEPSTSELPQGKGPKNRDIGIKGAEESVERENRSDIEENLFPGQANEVKLDIKCGRCQVTAQSFSEMKFHLLYVHGEDIQGKLKEGILPGSKGTQEEVVKRAAHYWKQHSERRNLAKRDNLEEELYTFPIQLKREIYLLHQKNLDILTKSEEAPLEASESGKPLPSPDCGTPYKIQVWSNLGFNCLLCKQTLGSKEELFLHWEQQHNCEDPSVLWALLNALSSQGVIELSNEAEK; from the exons ATGGTCACCCAGGTAGTCAGAGATGATCTAGAATTCCTTCCTTTGTTGAGTATGGGATTCTTTCCTTGTATTGGCCACCCCCAGGTGAATGGGG ATGAACCCAAAATCTCTCTCTGGATAACACAGCCTGGGAAAAGTTTACAGAATAAAATTCAGTTTAGGACTATTGCCCCCAAAATTACACCTAATGTCCTAACATCCCCACTACTGCCCTATCACTCACCATCACTCACTGATCAAGTTCAACCCACATCCTCAGCAAATTCTAGGCCTCTGGTAATGCCACCACAAAACTATGCCCTGATGCAAGTTGCTGGGCAGGAGGGAACCTTCTCTCTGGTTGCTTTGCCCCATGTTACCCCAGCAGTGACAACCCAGCCTGTCCAGAAGCCAAAAACTTCATTGCCCCAAAACCTTAAATTGCCTATTCCTCGGTACCAACCTGCAAGAAATAAGAAGCTATCAGAAGTGGAAACTCTCCCCAACTCTTCTGTGAGTGTCATTAGGAAGGTTCCAACCAACACACAAACATGCGCCCAGCCATCACCATTAGTAGCCAGCCGTTCTGAACTTCCCACTCCCATTGATCCATCTGAACATGTGATATTAATAGACCAGGTGCCAGCTGAAATCACAGTGACTGCTTTGCTCAATGAAAGCAGCCGTTTAGAATCCGGACCTGAGGCAGGTGATACCGTTGTGATTCCAAAACCGTGGGGACCAGAGGAACCTTCGGCTGAGCTGGGTAATGCAGTGAAAACCAATTTAGATACAAAGACAATAGCCAGTAAACCTGCCCTTGGTGGTGAAGAAATCAAGGAAACAGTAGCTGATTCTGCAAAAGCCATTACTGTTCTGTCCCCAGCAATTTTTGGCAATGCAGTCCAGCTGATTCCTCCAGCACCTAAAGGGAAACTTCCAATCTTACCTTATTCAAGAATGAAAACAGCAATGTTCTGTAAAACCAAGCCAAGCTCTGGCATTGTGGGGCCTGCTTCTCTATGGCATAGGTCTGACAAAGTCACATCATTTGCAAAAACCTTCAGTGTGTCCACCAGGACCTCGGAGAAGCTCTTTGCCGTTTCCCTCACCCAAGTGTCTAAGCCGGGTGTCTGTGAAGATGCCTTTTGCTCAGCCACAAAGGTGGAAATTGAcaacaaaatgaaattgaatggTGGGGCAGCCAAGAGAAGAGGGCGAAGACGGAAGATCCCGGATGACATTTTGGCTTTTCGGAGAAAGTGTGTCCTTGACCCACAGGAGCTCAGAGACAGAAAACCTGGGACTGTGAAAAAGTACCGGAGCATCATGCCCAAGCCTGCCGTTGTCATGCAAACAGTGGCTCCACTGACCTCCCCGGCACCTCTGATACAAACTAAATCTCCCGACTGCCTGGACCAAGACGTCTTGTTAAATAATTCCCTTCCACGTAAGTGTCTCAGCTCGAAACAGAGTGATAGTGCTTCCACTAAACCCGGGAGCGGGTGCAAGAATGGCTTTTCTGCTACAAAAAAATCTTGGCACAGATGCCACATCTGCAACCACCACTTTCAATTTAAACACCATCTTCAAGACCATATGAACACACACACCAACAGACGGCCATACAGTTGCCGGATCTGCCGTAAGGCGTATGTGCACTCTGGAAGTCTCAGCACCCACATGAAGCTTCAACACAGTGAGAATCGCCTCAAGAAGCTCATGTACTGTGAATTCTGTGCCAAAGTGTTTGGTCACATAAGGGTCTATTTTGGACACCTGAAAGAAGTGCATAGGGTTGTGATCAGCACCGAACCTTCCACCAGCGAATTGCCACAGGGAAAAGGGCCAAAGAACAGAGACATAGGTATAAAAGGAGCAGAAGAATCAGTTGAGAG agaAAATAGATCAGATATCGAGGAGAACCTCTTTCCAGGACAAGCCAATGAAGTCAAATTGGACATCAAATGTGGCCGCTGTCAGGTCACTGCTCAGTCTTTCTCTGAGATgaagtttcatttattatatgTTCATGGAGAGGACATTCAAGGAAAACTGAAGGAAGGAATCTTACCAGGCAGCAAAGGAACCCAGGAAGAAGTGGTGAAGCGAGCTGCTCATTACTGGAAACAGCACAGTGAGAGGAGAAATCTGgcgaagagagacaatttggaggAGGAATTGTATACATTTCCCATACAGCTCAAAAGGGAAATTTACCTTCTCCATCAGAAAAACTTGGACATATTAACCAAGAGTGAGGAAGCTCCATTGGAAGCCAGTGAATCAGGAAAGCCTCTACCAAGCCCAGACTGTGGCACACCATACAAGATTCAGGTTTGGTCTAATCTGGGCTTTAACTGTCTGCTTTGTAAGCAGACACTTGGAAGTAAAGAAGAACTTTTTCTACATTGGGAACAGCAGCACAATTGTGAAGACCCTTCTGTACTCTGGGCTCTTCTAAATGCATTGTCTTCACAGGGAGTAATTGAACTTTCTAACGAGGCTGAAAAATGA